In Corynebacterium frankenforstense DSM 45800, the DNA window GGGCAGGAGGCGCTGGCCGGGGCGCACGTCGCGGTGCTCGGCGCCGGCGGGCTCGGCTCGCCCGCGCTGCTCTACCTGGCGGGCGCCGGGGTGGGGCGGATCACCGTCATCGACGACGACCTCGTGGACCTGTCCAACCTGCACCGCCAGGTCATCCACGCCACCGCGCGCATCGGCGAGCCCAAGGCCGACTCGGCGCGCGCGGCGATGCTCGCGCTCAACCCCGACATCGAGGTGCGCGCCGTGCGCGCGCGGCTCACCCCGGCCAACGCCGCCGAGGTGCTTGACGACGCCGCGGTGCTCCTCGACGGCGCCGACAACTTCGCCGCGCGCCACACCGCCTCCTGGGCCTGCGCGCGGGCCGGGATCCCGCACGTGTGGGGCTCCATCCTGGGCTTCGAGGCGCAGATGTCCGTCTTCGACGCCACCCGCGGGCCGGTCTACGAGGACCTCTTCCCCGCGCCGCCAGCGCCCGGCTCGGTGCCCTCGTGCGCGCAGGCCGGGGTGCTCGGGCCCGTGGTGGGCCAGGTCGGCTCCGCGATGGCGATGGAGGCGTTGAAGGTGGTCACCGGGGTCGGTGACGTCTTGTGCGGATCGCTCGGTTACCTGGACTCGCTGGTCGGACGCTGGGAGTACGTGCCGCTGGTGGGGGACCCCGAGGTGGCGCGTCGGGTCGCGGCGGGGGAGTTCCTGGTGGACGGTTCCGCGGTGGGGGATGCGGTTAGTGGTGGTGCGTCGGTTGAGGAGCCGGGTGACGGTGCTGATCGTGCCGGTGCCGCCGGTGGTTCGGCGGCCGGCGGGGCTGGCGCCGGTGGGGCGGCGGCCGGCGAGGCTGGTGTAGCCGGGGTGGGGGAGCGCCAGGTGCGCGAGGTCTCCGAGATCCCCGAGGGTGCTGTGCTCCTCGACGTCCGCGACGACTCTGAGTACGAGGCCTTCCACATGCCCGGTGCCGTGCACGTCCCGCTGCCTGACCTGCTCGCGGGGCGTGACCCCGAGCTGCCGGAGACCGCGGAGGATGCCCCGGTGGTGGTCTACTGCGCCGGCGGGGTGCGCTCGGCGCTGGCCGTGCAGACGCTCACCGACCGCGGCTTCGAGGGCCTGGTCAGCCTGCGCGGCGGCATCGACGCCTGGCTGGACCGGCACGGCACCGACGGGGCGCGGTAGGGGAGCACCCGGGTGCGGGTGCGGTGCGGTCCTGGGCCCTGCTGGGGGCTGGGCGTGGGGCCGGCCCTGGGCCCTGCAGGCTGCTGGGTGTCAGACTGTGCGACGAAGCGATCGCACAATCTGACACCCTGTTTTTCGTCGAGGCTCTGACCTGCGACTTTTCGTGTAACGGTCGTGTGACCGTCAGAGTGTGCGATGCCGTCGTCGCACACTCTGACGCGTCCGGCTACCTGCGGCGGGTCAGGAGCAGGGCCACGATGATGATCAGGGCGATGACGAGGATTCCGCCGGCTGCGGCGGCGATCCACATCAGGTTGAAGCCGCCGTCGTCCTC includes these proteins:
- a CDS encoding ThiF family adenylyltransferase, whose product is MSRLDARAVARYRRQLTLAGFGRAGQEALAGAHVAVLGAGGLGSPALLYLAGAGVGRITVIDDDLVDLSNLHRQVIHATARIGEPKADSARAAMLALNPDIEVRAVRARLTPANAAEVLDDAAVLLDGADNFAARHTASWACARAGIPHVWGSILGFEAQMSVFDATRGPVYEDLFPAPPAPGSVPSCAQAGVLGPVVGQVGSAMAMEALKVVTGVGDVLCGSLGYLDSLVGRWEYVPLVGDPEVARRVAAGEFLVDGSAVGDAVSGGASVEEPGDGADRAGAAGGSAAGGAGAGGAAAGEAGVAGVGERQVREVSEIPEGAVLLDVRDDSEYEAFHMPGAVHVPLPDLLAGRDPELPETAEDAPVVVYCAGGVRSALAVQTLTDRGFEGLVSLRGGIDAWLDRHGTDGAR